Sequence from the Streptomyces sp. NBC_00440 genome:
GCTGACCGGCGGTCTGCTGGCCGCCGAGCTCACGTCCGTCTCTGGTGCCTCCCGGGTCTTCCGCGGGTCCGTCACGGCGTACGCAACGGCCCTCAAGCAGGAAGTCCTCGGCGTCGACGGGGCTCTGCTGGCCGAGCGTGGTGCGGTGGCTCCGGGGGTCGCCCGGCAGATGGCGGCCGGGGTGCGGCGGGTGCTGGGCGCGGACTGGGGGATGGCCACCACCGGAGTCGCCGGCCCCGACATGCAGGACGGGCAGCCCGTCGGGACGGTGTACGTCGCGGTTTCCGGGCCGGGCGGGGCAGAGAATATGGCCTCGCTGCGGTTGAACGGGGACCGGGAGGAAATCCGTAGAGAGAGCGTGCTGGGTGTTCTCGGACTGCTCTGCGATGAACTTCGCGCGAATGCGCGGGCACAGGATACGGAAGAGAACGGGGGGAATTGATGTTTGCAGCCCTGAGTGAACACGACATCGCTCCCCGCACGGCCGCGGCGCAAGGCGGTACGGTGGGGCGTGAAGGATGCGGCTACGCGGTCCGAGGAGGGAGCCACCGATGATTCTGCTCCGTCGCCTGTTGGGTGACGTGCTGCGTCGGCAGCGCCAGCGCCAGGGCCGTACTCTGCGCGAAGTCTCCTCGTCCGCCCGAGTCTCTCTCGGTTATCTGTCCGAGGTGGAGCGGGGGCAGAAGGAGGCATCCTCCGAGCTGCTCTCCGCGATCTGCGACGCGCTTGACGTACGGATGTCCGAGCTCATGCGGGAAGTGAGCGACGAGCTGTCGCTCGCGGAGCTGGCCGAGTCGGCAGCGTCGACTGAGCCCGTACCTGTGCCGGTACGCTCGATGCTCAATTCCGTTTCCGTGACGTCGGTCACGGGTGTTCCTACCGAGCGGGTAACGATCAAGGCGCCCGCCGAGGCCGTGAATGTAGTAGCGGCCTAGTACGTGCTTTCTGGCTCCGGCCGGTCCTCAGGGGCCGGCCGGAGCTACTTTTCTGCCCTGGGTGTCCGCTTTGCGGATATTTGTGCCATGGTGATGGAAACGTACGAACATATGGGAGGACCTCGCATGGCCGGCGTGAAGAGCTCTCTGCCCGAAGCCGATCTGAAAGTGGTCGGAGATGCGCTGCAGGGCGCGCTCGCGGACCTGGTGGATCTGTCGCTGGTCGCCAAGCAGGTGCACTGGAACGTGGTCGGACCGCGCTTCCGGTCGGTCCATCTCCAGCTCGACGAGGTGGTCGACACCGCGCGGCAGTACACGGACACGGTGGCCGAGCGGGCCTCCGCGATCGGTGTGACGCCGGACGGCCGGGCTGCGACGGTTTCCAGGACGAGCGCGATCCGCGAGGTCCCCGACGGGCGGATCAGCGACACCGACGCCGTGCGGACGCTGGTGGCCGCGCTTGAGGCCGTCATCACACGGATGCGGGAGCGGATCGCGGCCACCGATGTCCCGGACCCGGTGACTCAGGATCTGCTCATCGCAGTCACCGCTGCCCTGGAGAAGCACGCCTGGATGTACCAGGCGGAGAACGCGTAACCGTGCGGATACGCGCCGGGCGGGCGCCTCATGCGTTCTCCCGCCGGGTGATGGGCCCGGGCCGGTGCCGCGGTCCGAAGGGGCTCCCGGGTGCTGTGTCCCGGTGAGCCGTTCCGGGTGCGGTACCGGCGTCAGCCGGAGGAGGCGGCCATGGTGCGGCGGTGGGTGCCGGCGGTGATGCCGGCTTTAATAGTGGGCGGTCTGTGGTGGTGGGCCGTCCTGCGACTGGTGCTGGCGCCCGGTGAGTCCGGGCCGCTGGAGGGCGCTGTCGCCGTCGGGGGATGGGGGCTGAGCCTGCTGCCGGTGCATGTGGTCGCGTTTCCGGGCGGCCGCTCGCCGGTCCGGCGGCGGGTGCCGTCCACGCGTTCTCTGCGTTCCTCGCGGTCTGTGCGGTCTGTGCGGTCTGTGCGTTCCGTCGGGGTGTGGCGGTGCCGGTCTGCTGAGCGCCGGTCTACCAGGGCATGGCGACGCCGCCGTTCGGGCGGAGGATCTGACCCGTCGTGAAGGCGGCGGCGTCGGAGGCCAGGTGCAGTACGGCGTGTGCGATCTCCTCGGGGGCGCCCACCCGGCCGAGCGGCGACATCCGGGACATCAGGGCCGCGGTGTGTGCCTGGGCCTCGCTGTTGTTGTGCCGCTCCGTCATGGGCGTACGGATCCAGCCGGGGGCGACCGCGTTGACGCGGATCCCGTGCGGGCCCACCTCGGTCGCGAGCGTCTTCGTCAGCTGGAAGACGGCCGCTTTCGTCACGCCGTAGCAGAGCAGCCCCGGTCCGCCGGTGTCCACGGCGCCCGACGCCATCGTGACGATGCTTCCCGCCGTACCCGTCGCGATCATGCTGCGGGCTACGGCCTGGCAGGCGTACAGCACGCCCTTGAAGTTGACGGCGAGGACGCGGTCCAGATCCTCGTCCCGTGTCTCCAGGACCGGACTGCTGTGCATGATCCCCGCGACGGCCGCCAGGATGTCCAGCCGGCCCGAGGCTGAGGCGGCCGCCTCGACGGCTGCCTCCACGCTGCCGCGGTCGGAGACGTCCAGTGGATGCGGATGCGCGGCGCCGCCCGCTCGGGCGATTGCGGACACGGTCTCGCGCAGCCCCGCTTCGTCGCGGTCCGCGCAGTGGACGGTTGCGCCTGCTTCCGCCAGAAGTACCGCGCTGGCGCGGCCGATGCCGCTCGCGGCGCCGGTGACGAACGCGATGCGGTCGGTGAGGTCGTAAGCCATGACGGGCATGACGGGACCGTACGACTGAATCTGACGGGGCGTCAACTAGGCGGTGGGTGGAGGCTGGGGCTGGTTGGGGGCGG
This genomic interval carries:
- a CDS encoding CinA family protein; this encodes MTSAARVLELLADRGETLAVAESLTGGLLAAELTSVSGASRVFRGSVTAYATALKQEVLGVDGALLAERGAVAPGVARQMAAGVRRVLGADWGMATTGVAGPDMQDGQPVGTVYVAVSGPGGAENMASLRLNGDREEIRRESVLGVLGLLCDELRANARAQDTEENGGN
- a CDS encoding helix-turn-helix domain-containing protein is translated as MILLRRLLGDVLRRQRQRQGRTLREVSSSARVSLGYLSEVERGQKEASSELLSAICDALDVRMSELMREVSDELSLAELAESAASTEPVPVPVRSMLNSVSVTSVTGVPTERVTIKAPAEAVNVVAA
- a CDS encoding Dps family protein, which translates into the protein MAGVKSSLPEADLKVVGDALQGALADLVDLSLVAKQVHWNVVGPRFRSVHLQLDEVVDTARQYTDTVAERASAIGVTPDGRAATVSRTSAIREVPDGRISDTDAVRTLVAALEAVITRMRERIAATDVPDPVTQDLLIAVTAALEKHAWMYQAENA
- a CDS encoding SDR family NAD(P)-dependent oxidoreductase, with product MPVMAYDLTDRIAFVTGAASGIGRASAVLLAEAGATVHCADRDEAGLRETVSAIARAGGAAHPHPLDVSDRGSVEAAVEAAASASGRLDILAAVAGIMHSSPVLETRDEDLDRVLAVNFKGVLYACQAVARSMIATGTAGSIVTMASGAVDTGGPGLLCYGVTKAAVFQLTKTLATEVGPHGIRVNAVAPGWIRTPMTERHNNSEAQAHTAALMSRMSPLGRVGAPEEIAHAVLHLASDAAAFTTGQILRPNGGVAMPW